Proteins encoded in a region of the Brevundimonas vesicularis genome:
- the phnC gene encoding phosphonate ABC transporter ATP-binding protein, which produces MSSSAAAAAPGLVLARDVSKTFGSRKALDGVSISVASGEMVALIGPSGSGKSTLLRSITGLQSIDAGAGTIQVFGETVQKDGRVTGAVRKARGKLGMIFQQFNLVGRLSLFSNVMLGALGRLPGWKGLLGLWPQADKDKAMAALHRVGVSDYAAQRANTLSGGQQQRGAIARAIVQGAKAILADEPVASLDPVSARKVMELLVELNKRDGMGVIVTLHQVDYAIRYCDRVIALQGGKIVYDGPSTALDQKRLIEIYGPEFEDAFWETKA; this is translated from the coding sequence ATGAGTTCATCCGCAGCCGCCGCCGCCCCTGGGCTAGTCCTGGCGCGTGACGTGTCGAAGACCTTCGGATCGCGAAAGGCGCTGGACGGCGTCTCGATTTCCGTGGCCTCCGGCGAAATGGTTGCCCTGATCGGTCCGTCCGGTTCGGGCAAGTCCACCCTGCTCCGCTCCATCACCGGCCTGCAGTCGATCGACGCCGGCGCCGGCACGATCCAGGTGTTCGGCGAGACCGTGCAGAAGGACGGCCGGGTCACCGGCGCCGTGCGCAAGGCGCGCGGCAAGCTGGGCATGATCTTCCAGCAGTTCAATCTGGTCGGGCGACTGAGCCTGTTCTCTAACGTCATGCTGGGCGCGCTGGGGCGTCTGCCTGGATGGAAGGGTCTGCTGGGCCTGTGGCCCCAGGCGGACAAGGACAAGGCCATGGCGGCCCTGCACCGCGTCGGCGTCAGCGACTACGCCGCTCAGCGCGCCAACACCCTGTCCGGCGGCCAACAGCAGCGCGGCGCCATCGCCCGCGCCATCGTGCAGGGCGCAAAGGCCATTCTGGCCGACGAACCCGTCGCCTCGCTAGACCCGGTGTCCGCCCGCAAGGTCATGGAATTGCTGGTCGAGTTGAACAAACGCGACGGCATGGGTGTGATCGTCACCCTGCACCAGGTCGACTACGCCATCCGCTACTGCGACCGCGTCATCGCCCTGCAAGGCGGCAAGATCGTCTATGACGGCCCGTCCACGGCGCTGGACCAAAAGCGCCTGATCGAAATCTACGGTCCCGAGTTCGAGGACGCGTTCTGGGAGACCAAGGCATGA
- the phnD gene encoding phosphate/phosphite/phosphonate ABC transporter substrate-binding protein, producing MSLSRISPTRRLIAAAGAAVMILGLAACGGGEDKKAAGGAPSEITFSILSAEGQASAGPLWQPLLDDMSKAIGVPVKPYFGSNYTVLVEAMRGNHTQVGWFSAKPEVEAIDRAKAEVIARTVNREGLDSYQSTLIVKKGSGITLDQVMACGKKYNFGIGDAQSTSGTLAPLTFLFNPRGVVPSQCFKTVRSANHQANAFGVATGVIDVATSNSVNTIFMRKENPQLAGQIEEIWTSPPIPESGIVVREDLDPALKEKIRSFFLTYGQGEGAEAERQRKVLADLEYSRFTAADDSYLDPIREMIADQKLGEARAKGDTAAAAAAERELQRLRSLREVRP from the coding sequence ATGAGCCTGTCGCGCATTTCCCCCACCCGCCGTCTAATCGCTGCGGCCGGCGCCGCCGTCATGATCCTGGGCCTGGCGGCCTGCGGCGGCGGCGAGGACAAGAAGGCTGCGGGCGGCGCGCCCAGCGAGATCACTTTCTCCATCCTGTCCGCCGAAGGCCAGGCCTCGGCCGGCCCGCTGTGGCAGCCGCTGCTGGACGACATGTCCAAGGCCATCGGCGTGCCGGTGAAGCCCTATTTCGGTTCGAACTACACCGTCCTGGTCGAGGCCATGCGCGGCAACCACACCCAGGTAGGCTGGTTCTCGGCCAAGCCTGAGGTCGAGGCCATCGATCGCGCCAAGGCCGAAGTCATCGCCCGCACCGTCAACCGCGAGGGTCTGGACAGCTATCAGTCGACCCTGATCGTCAAGAAGGGATCGGGCATCACGCTGGATCAGGTCATGGCGTGCGGCAAGAAGTACAACTTCGGCATCGGCGACGCCCAGTCGACGTCGGGCACCCTGGCCCCGCTGACCTTCCTGTTCAATCCGCGCGGCGTGGTCCCCAGCCAGTGCTTCAAGACCGTGCGCTCGGCCAACCACCAGGCCAACGCCTTCGGCGTGGCGACCGGCGTGATCGACGTGGCGACCTCCAACAGCGTGAACACCATCTTCATGCGCAAGGAAAACCCGCAGCTGGCCGGCCAGATCGAGGAAATCTGGACCTCGCCGCCCATCCCCGAGAGCGGCATCGTCGTGCGCGAGGACCTGGATCCTGCGCTGAAGGAAAAGATCCGCAGCTTCTTCCTGACCTATGGCCAGGGCGAAGGCGCCGAGGCCGAGCGGCAGCGCAAGGTTCTGGCGGACCTGGAATATTCCCGCTTCACCGCCGCCGACGACAGCTATCTGGACCCGATCCGCGAAATGATCGCCGACCAGAAACTGGGCGAGGCCCGCGCCAAGGGCGATACGGCCGCCGCCGCCGCCGCCGAGCGCGAGCTTCAACGCCTGCGCAGCCTGCGTGAGGTCCGGCCTTGA
- the phnE gene encoding phosphonate ABC transporter, permease protein PhnE gives MTAVASPAVAIPAAPKKSALAWVADVLVWGGVAAVLLYSIDAVDLGNISRLFAGNDSTQLFVHDLLRPDFSDWKMFVAKMWETVQIALWGTFLAVILGIPLGLAAARNIAPVWVVTPVRWIMNLLRSVPDLVIGLLFVTAVGLGPLAGVLAITLNTAGVLAKLFSEAVESIDKGPVEGVRATGAGKLHEIVWGVLPQVAPLWTSFALYRFESNSRSATVLGLIGAGGIGQVLFDSMNAFDFRAVSAIVIVVVVAVTLIDTLSQVMRRRLL, from the coding sequence TTGACCGCAGTCGCGTCTCCCGCCGTCGCGATTCCGGCGGCGCCCAAGAAGTCCGCCCTCGCCTGGGTCGCCGACGTCCTCGTCTGGGGCGGCGTCGCCGCCGTCCTGCTGTACAGCATCGACGCCGTCGATCTGGGCAACATCTCGCGTCTGTTCGCGGGCAACGACAGCACCCAGCTGTTCGTCCACGACCTGCTGCGTCCCGACTTCAGCGACTGGAAGATGTTCGTCGCCAAGATGTGGGAGACGGTGCAGATCGCCCTATGGGGCACCTTCCTGGCCGTGATCCTGGGTATTCCGCTGGGTCTGGCGGCGGCGCGCAACATCGCGCCCGTCTGGGTCGTGACGCCGGTGCGCTGGATCATGAACCTGCTGCGTTCTGTGCCGGATCTGGTGATCGGCCTGCTGTTCGTCACCGCCGTGGGCCTGGGGCCTCTGGCGGGCGTCCTGGCCATCACCCTGAATACGGCCGGGGTTCTGGCCAAGCTGTTCTCCGAAGCGGTCGAGTCGATCGACAAAGGTCCGGTCGAGGGCGTGCGCGCCACCGGCGCGGGCAAGCTGCACGAGATCGTCTGGGGCGTCCTGCCTCAGGTCGCGCCGCTGTGGACCTCGTTCGCTTTGTATCGCTTCGAATCCAACAGCCGGTCCGCAACCGTTCTGGGTCTGATCGGCGCGGGCGGCATCGGCCAGGTGCTGTTCGACAGCATGAACGCCTTCGATTTCCGCGCCGTCTCGGCCATCGTCATCGTCGTCGTGGTCGCCGTGACCCTGATCGACACCCTGTCGCAGGTGATGCGCCGCCGCCTGCTGTAG
- a CDS encoding substrate-binding domain-containing protein, producing MIRTLKLAASAAALLALAACGDNGGGGSASGARSGIWAAGSSTVFPFATRVAETFARGSGGAAPRVESLGTGGGIQAFCQGVGPTTPDIANASRQMKQSEFDLCAKNGVTDIVEIKIGFDGIVIATARNGNGFNFELNDLYEGLAKEVPGANGQFVANPAKTWNQVNAGLPNQRIQVYGPPPTSGTRDAFLELGMTPGAKLVPAVKAIEGDKDRFEAIAHTLREDGAWIDSGENDNAIVQTLTRTPGSLGVFGYSFLEQNLDTVKAETIDGVAPTADTIASGEYPLSRSLYIYVKKAHIGVIPGLQQFVQEFLSEGAAGKGGYLADRGLIPLPEDQLLAQRATIAAMTPMARPAK from the coding sequence ATGATCCGCACACTGAAACTGGCGGCTTCGGCCGCCGCCCTTCTGGCCCTGGCGGCCTGTGGCGACAACGGCGGGGGCGGCTCCGCCTCCGGCGCGCGCTCCGGCATCTGGGCGGCGGGTTCGTCGACCGTCTTCCCCTTCGCCACGCGGGTCGCCGAGACCTTCGCGCGCGGTTCGGGCGGCGCGGCGCCGCGCGTCGAATCGCTGGGCACCGGCGGCGGCATCCAGGCCTTCTGCCAGGGCGTCGGCCCGACCACCCCGGACATCGCCAACGCCTCGCGTCAGATGAAGCAGTCCGAGTTCGACCTGTGCGCCAAGAACGGCGTCACCGACATCGTCGAGATCAAGATCGGCTTCGACGGCATCGTCATCGCCACGGCCCGTAACGGCAACGGCTTCAACTTCGAACTGAACGACCTGTACGAGGGCCTGGCCAAGGAAGTGCCGGGCGCCAACGGTCAGTTCGTCGCCAATCCGGCCAAGACCTGGAACCAGGTCAACGCCGGCCTGCCGAACCAGCGCATCCAAGTCTATGGCCCGCCGCCCACCTCGGGCACGCGCGATGCCTTCCTGGAGCTGGGCATGACGCCGGGCGCCAAGCTGGTGCCGGCGGTCAAGGCGATCGAAGGCGACAAGGACCGGTTCGAAGCCATCGCCCACACCCTGCGCGAGGACGGCGCCTGGATCGATTCCGGCGAGAACGACAACGCCATCGTCCAGACCCTGACCCGCACGCCAGGCTCGCTGGGGGTGTTCGGCTATTCGTTCCTGGAGCAGAACCTGGATACGGTGAAGGCCGAGACCATCGACGGCGTCGCCCCGACCGCTGACACCATCGCCAGCGGTGAATACCCGCTGTCGCGCAGCCTCTACATCTATGTGAAGAAGGCCCATATCGGCGTCATTCCGGGCCTGCAGCAGTTCGTGCAGGAGTTCCTGTCGGAAGGCGCCGCCGGCAAGGGCGGCTATCTGGCCGACCGCGGCTTGATCCCGCTGCCGGAAGACCAACTGCTTGCTCAGCGCGCGACCATCGCCGCCATGACCCCGATGGCCCGCCCCGCCAAATAA
- the galU gene encoding UTP--glucose-1-phosphate uridylyltransferase GalU, whose protein sequence is MTTTPARLRKAVLPVAGLGTRVLPGTKTTPKELLNVVDRPILSYIVEEAREAGIEHIVFVTGRSKGAIEDYFDHQIELEAQLLAKGKTDILEMMNAELASAGEMSFTRQMQPKGLGHAVWCARDIIGHEPFAVILPDVIVDSQPGALKQLAEVYAETGGNIIGVESVPEDQTHKYGIVDPVSRDGARIVMKGMVEKPAAGTAPSNLSISGRYILQPEIFDLLATQEKGAGGEIQLTDAMARLMADQSFTAVEYEGVTHDCGDKIGLLRANVALALKRPDLGDAARQAIAGLL, encoded by the coding sequence ATGACCACCACGCCCGCGCGCCTGCGCAAGGCCGTACTGCCCGTCGCGGGCCTCGGCACCCGGGTCCTGCCCGGCACCAAGACGACCCCCAAGGAACTGCTGAACGTCGTCGACCGGCCGATCCTGTCCTACATCGTCGAAGAGGCGCGCGAAGCGGGGATCGAGCACATCGTCTTCGTCACCGGTCGCTCCAAGGGCGCCATCGAGGACTATTTCGATCACCAGATCGAGCTGGAAGCCCAGCTTCTGGCCAAGGGCAAGACTGACATCCTGGAGATGATGAACGCCGAACTGGCCTCGGCCGGGGAGATGAGCTTCACCCGCCAGATGCAGCCCAAGGGCCTGGGCCACGCCGTCTGGTGCGCGCGCGACATCATCGGCCACGAGCCGTTCGCCGTCATCCTGCCCGACGTCATCGTGGATTCTCAGCCCGGCGCCCTGAAACAGTTGGCCGAGGTCTATGCCGAGACCGGCGGCAACATCATCGGCGTGGAATCCGTCCCGGAAGATCAGACCCACAAATACGGCATCGTCGATCCGGTCAGCCGCGACGGTGCGCGCATCGTCATGAAGGGCATGGTCGAGAAGCCCGCCGCCGGAACCGCGCCGTCCAACCTGTCGATCTCGGGCCGTTACATCCTGCAGCCGGAAATCTTCGACCTGCTGGCGACGCAGGAAAAGGGCGCGGGCGGCGAGATCCAACTGACCGACGCCATGGCGCGACTGATGGCGGACCAGAGCTTCACCGCCGTTGAATACGAAGGCGTCACCCACGACTGCGGCGACAAGATCGGCCTGTTGCGCGCCAACGTCGCCCTGGCCCTGAAACGCCCCGACCTGGGCGACGCGGCGCGCCAGGCGATCGCGGGCCTGCTGTAA
- a CDS encoding enoyl-ACP reductase FabI, translating to MPTGDLMKGKKGLIMGVANSSSIAWGIASQLAAQGAELAFTYLGESLERRVRPLAESVGAKLLIPADVTDDASMDAAFAELEKTFGTIDFVVHSVAFANKDELKGSFVDNTTRDSFLLAMNISAFSFVDVSKRAAKLMPNGGSLITLTYLGSERVIPNYNTMGVAKAALEAATRYIARDLGPKNIRVNAISAGAMRTLSLAGISGGRGLHSKSAQFSLIKEETSMEGVAGAALWLCSDLGRSTTGEVVHVDAGFHAVGLPEDIEG from the coding sequence ATGCCGACCGGCGACCTCATGAAGGGCAAGAAGGGCCTGATCATGGGCGTGGCCAACTCCAGCTCCATCGCCTGGGGCATCGCCTCGCAGCTGGCCGCCCAGGGCGCCGAGCTGGCCTTCACCTATCTGGGCGAGAGCCTGGAGCGCCGCGTGCGTCCGCTGGCGGAAAGCGTCGGCGCCAAGCTGCTGATCCCGGCCGACGTCACTGACGACGCCTCGATGGATGCGGCCTTCGCCGAGCTGGAAAAGACCTTCGGCACGATCGATTTCGTCGTCCATTCGGTGGCCTTCGCCAACAAGGACGAGTTGAAGGGCAGCTTCGTCGACAACACCACGCGCGACAGCTTCCTCCTGGCCATGAATATCTCGGCCTTCAGCTTCGTGGACGTGTCCAAGCGCGCCGCCAAGCTGATGCCGAACGGCGGCAGCCTGATCACCCTGACCTACCTGGGGTCCGAGCGGGTCATTCCGAACTACAACACCATGGGCGTGGCCAAGGCCGCGCTGGAAGCCGCGACCCGCTATATCGCGCGTGACCTGGGTCCCAAGAACATTCGCGTCAACGCCATCTCGGCCGGGGCCATGCGCACCCTGTCGCTGGCCGGCATCTCGGGCGGGCGCGGCCTGCACTCCAAGTCGGCCCAGTTCTCGCTGATCAAGGAAGAGACCTCGATGGAGGGCGTCGCGGGCGCGGCCCTGTGGCTGTGTTCGGACCTGGGGCGTTCGACCACTGGCGAAGTCGTCCACGTCGATGCCGGCTTCCACGCCGTGGGCCTGCCGGAAGACATCGAGGGCTGA
- a CDS encoding benzoate/H(+) symporter BenE family transporter has translation MTAPAFSMRTLPASAFSSAAVATVIGFGGTVALVVQAGQALGADAGQIGSMVTALCLGIGAPGAFLSWRLKIPVVLAWSTPGAALLAASTLGLSWPTAIGAFVFAALLMILTGLIPALGRLAARIPATIATAMLAGVLLPFVLRLFKVVPDETALFIGLIAVFLIFRRLWPTWALPAVLAAAFAVLAMRGQLALPAGTGLFGHLEPVAPVFDWKAAVSLGFPLFLVTLAAQNLPGLVVLQSAGYPPPANRLILSTGVASLLIAPFGGHGVNLAAITAAICTGPDAHPDFAKRWIVGVIYGGLYLVVALFAAPLAGLFIAMPPAVLAAVTGLALIAPLTGALHNMMMDVGSREAAVLTFAATASGLTLFGVGSAFWGLVVGFAALAAMRWIRPRA, from the coding sequence ATGACTGCTCCGGCCTTTTCCATGCGCACCCTGCCCGCCTCGGCCTTTTCGTCCGCCGCCGTCGCGACGGTGATCGGGTTCGGCGGGACGGTCGCCCTGGTGGTCCAGGCGGGTCAGGCGCTGGGCGCGGACGCGGGCCAGATCGGGTCAATGGTTACCGCCCTGTGCCTGGGCATCGGGGCGCCGGGCGCCTTTCTGAGCTGGCGGCTGAAGATCCCCGTCGTTCTGGCCTGGTCCACGCCGGGGGCGGCCCTGCTGGCGGCCTCGACCCTGGGGCTGTCCTGGCCGACGGCGATCGGCGCCTTCGTCTTCGCCGCCCTGCTGATGATCCTGACCGGCCTGATCCCGGCGCTGGGGCGGTTGGCCGCGCGGATACCAGCCACCATCGCCACGGCCATGCTGGCGGGGGTGTTGCTGCCCTTCGTGCTGAGACTGTTCAAGGTCGTGCCGGACGAGACGGCCCTGTTCATCGGGCTGATCGCGGTGTTCCTGATCTTCAGACGGCTGTGGCCGACCTGGGCCTTGCCCGCCGTGCTGGCGGCGGCCTTTGCGGTGCTGGCGATGCGAGGGCAGCTGGCGCTGCCCGCAGGGACCGGCCTGTTCGGCCATCTGGAGCCGGTCGCGCCCGTGTTCGACTGGAAGGCGGCGGTCAGCCTGGGCTTTCCGTTGTTCTTGGTGACGCTTGCGGCGCAGAACCTGCCGGGGCTGGTGGTGCTGCAGAGCGCCGGCTATCCGCCGCCCGCGAACCGACTGATCCTGTCCACCGGCGTCGCCAGCCTGCTGATCGCGCCGTTCGGCGGGCATGGGGTCAATCTGGCGGCGATCACGGCGGCGATCTGCACCGGGCCGGACGCGCACCCCGACTTCGCCAAGCGCTGGATCGTAGGCGTTATCTACGGCGGTCTTTATCTGGTCGTGGCTCTGTTCGCCGCGCCGCTGGCCGGGCTGTTCATCGCCATGCCGCCAGCCGTGCTGGCGGCGGTGACGGGTCTGGCGCTGATCGCGCCGCTGACCGGCGCGCTGCACAACATGATGATGGATGTCGGATCGCGCGAGGCGGCCGTGCTGACGTTTGCGGCGACGGCTTCGGGCCTGACCCTGTTCGGCGTCGGATCGGCCTTCTGGGGTCTGGTCGTTGGGTTTGCGGCGCTGGCCGCGATGCGCTGGATCAGACCGCGGGCCTGA
- a CDS encoding DUF3597 family protein, which produces MGIFSSIWNKITGHKPKAAPQPTPAPSAQPAPGAAPAPTPALPPVDVEAVLSDLAASKGGGGNWRTSIVDLLKLLDLDSSLAARKELAEELNVHAGEHGSAEQNIALSKAVWKKLAENGGQVPASLRD; this is translated from the coding sequence ATGGGTATCTTCTCTTCGATCTGGAACAAGATCACGGGCCACAAGCCCAAGGCGGCGCCTCAGCCGACCCCGGCGCCCAGCGCCCAACCCGCGCCGGGCGCCGCCCCCGCCCCGACGCCGGCCCTGCCGCCCGTCGATGTCGAGGCGGTCCTCAGCGATCTGGCGGCGTCCAAGGGCGGCGGCGGCAACTGGCGCACCTCGATCGTCGACCTGCTGAAGCTGCTGGACCTGGATTCCAGCCTGGCGGCCCGCAAGGAATTGGCCGAGGAACTGAACGTCCACGCCGGCGAGCACGGCTCGGCCGAACAGAACATCGCTCTGTCCAAGGCGGTCTGGAAGAAGCTGGCCGAAAACGGCGGTCAGGTCCCGGCTTCGCTGCGGGATTAA
- a CDS encoding glutathione S-transferase N-terminal domain-containing protein produces MTDLSAFPITQRWPAQHPDWIQLYSLPTPNGVKVSIMLEEVGLAYEPHLVDITKNETWGPEFLSLNPNGKIPAILDPNGPNGQPLALFESGAILIYLAEKTGKLLSADPATRYETIQWVMFQMGAIGPMFGQLGFFHRFAGKEYEDKRPRDRYVAESRRLLGVLETRLANDGGDPRDWLVGDYSIADVATLGWVRNLIGFYEAGEIVGFADFPRVAAWLERGLARPAVQRGLEIPARH; encoded by the coding sequence ATGACCGACCTGTCCGCCTTCCCGATCACGCAACGCTGGCCGGCCCAGCATCCCGACTGGATCCAGCTCTATTCGCTGCCGACGCCGAACGGTGTGAAGGTCTCGATCATGCTGGAGGAGGTCGGCCTGGCCTACGAGCCGCACCTCGTCGACATCACCAAGAACGAGACCTGGGGGCCGGAGTTTCTGTCGCTGAACCCCAACGGCAAGATCCCCGCCATCCTCGATCCGAACGGCCCGAACGGACAGCCGCTGGCCCTGTTCGAATCCGGCGCCATCCTGATCTATCTGGCGGAGAAGACCGGCAAACTGCTCTCGGCCGATCCGGCGACCCGCTACGAGACGATCCAGTGGGTCATGTTCCAGATGGGCGCGATCGGTCCGATGTTCGGCCAACTGGGCTTCTTCCACCGCTTCGCCGGCAAGGAATACGAGGATAAGCGCCCGCGCGACCGCTACGTCGCCGAAAGCCGCCGCCTGCTGGGCGTGCTGGAGACGCGGCTTGCCAATGACGGGGGAGACCCCCGCGACTGGCTTGTCGGCGACTATTCCATCGCCGATGTCGCCACCCTGGGCTGGGTCCGCAACCTGATCGGCTTCTACGAAGCGGGCGAGATCGTAGGCTTCGCCGACTTCCCGCGCGTCGCCGCCTGGCTGGAGCGCGGCCTAGCGCGCCCCGCCGTGCAGCGCGGACTGGAGATTCCGGCGCGTCACTGA
- a CDS encoding YegP family protein, with translation MAHKFEIVKNDKGEFRARFKYNSEVIFWTENYASKASAKNAIESIIKNGPTAEIEDNS, from the coding sequence ATGGCGCACAAGTTCGAAATCGTCAAAAACGACAAGGGCGAGTTCCGCGCCCGCTTCAAATACAACAGTGAAGTGATCTTCTGGACCGAGAACTACGCGTCCAAGGCGTCCGCCAAAAACGCCATCGAGTCGATCATCAAGAACGGCCCGACCGCCGAAATCGAGGACAACAGCTAG
- the rimM gene encoding ribosome maturation factor RimM (Essential for efficient processing of 16S rRNA): protein MTTDTRLILVGQVGGGFGVRGEVRVTAFTADPLALTAYGPLLRADGTVALTLTSTRPDKNGVVGRAKEIATKEQADALRGLKLHVPRDRFPEPDEDEFYLADLLGVQVRDTAGAVMGTVKSVQNFGADDMLEIEPAAGGPTWYLPFTKEATPELHLADGWLLAVPPTEVGEREPD from the coding sequence ATGACCACGGACACCAGATTGATCCTCGTCGGCCAGGTCGGCGGCGGCTTCGGCGTGCGGGGCGAGGTGCGGGTGACCGCCTTCACCGCCGATCCCCTGGCCCTGACCGCCTATGGCCCTCTGCTGCGCGCCGATGGGACCGTGGCCCTGACCCTGACCTCGACGCGGCCCGACAAGAACGGCGTCGTCGGCCGGGCCAAGGAGATCGCCACAAAGGAACAGGCCGACGCCCTGCGCGGCCTGAAGCTGCACGTCCCCCGCGACCGGTTCCCCGAGCCGGATGAAGACGAGTTCTACCTCGCCGACCTCTTGGGCGTTCAGGTCCGCGACACGGCGGGCGCCGTCATGGGCACGGTGAAATCGGTCCAGAACTTCGGCGCCGACGACATGCTGGAGATCGAGCCCGCCGCGGGCGGCCCGACCTGGTATCTGCCCTTCACCAAGGAAGCGACGCCGGAACTGCACCTGGCCGACGGCTGGCTTCTGGCCGTGCCGCCGACCGAGGTGGGCGAGCGCGAGCCGGACTAG
- the rpsP gene encoding 30S ribosomal protein S16, translated as MLKIRLARGGAKKRPYYHIVIADSHSPRDGKFIEKVGSYNPMLPKDGAQPRVALKVERIAEWLGKGAQPTDRVARFLSQDETLGQKVKWTQSNNPNKGAPGKKAQERAAERAQREADRLEAEAAAKVEAAEAAARAKEEAAAAAEAAKNAPAAEEAPAEEAPAADAAAEEAPAAEATEEKAEG; from the coding sequence ATGCTGAAGATTCGTCTGGCCCGCGGCGGCGCCAAGAAGCGCCCCTACTACCACATCGTCATCGCCGACTCGCACTCGCCGCGCGACGGCAAGTTCATCGAGAAGGTCGGCAGCTACAACCCGATGCTGCCCAAGGACGGTGCCCAACCGCGCGTCGCCCTGAAGGTCGAGCGCATCGCCGAATGGCTCGGCAAGGGCGCCCAGCCGACCGACCGCGTCGCCCGCTTCCTGTCGCAGGACGAAACCCTGGGCCAGAAGGTCAAGTGGACGCAGTCGAACAACCCGAACAAGGGCGCTCCGGGCAAGAAGGCGCAAGAGCGCGCCGCTGAACGCGCCCAGCGCGAAGCCGACCGCCTGGAAGCCGAAGCCGCCGCCAAGGTCGAGGCCGCTGAAGCCGCCGCCCGCGCCAAGGAAGAGGCCGCCGCCGCCGCCGAAGCCGCCAAGAACGCTCCCGCTGCTGAAGAAGCGCCTGCCGAAGAGGCTCCGGCCGCTGACGCCGCCGCAGAGGAAGCCCCGGCTGCTGAAGCGACCGAGGAAAAGGCCGAAGGCTAA